The following proteins are co-located in the Ailuropoda melanoleuca isolate Jingjing chromosome 13, ASM200744v2, whole genome shotgun sequence genome:
- the C13H17orf98 gene encoding uncharacterized protein C17orf98 homolog gives MSHFCKRPLRLEKGFILDGVVVSTVARTHERLRPKLWSAIPPYNAQQDYHARRYFQSHVVPPILRKTEQDHGGTGRDGWIVDYFHIFGEGQRYLNRRNWAGAGHSLQQVTGHDHYNAELKTIKGFNGRFGYRRNTPSLRQRPSVFGEVTQFPLF, from the exons ATGTCGCACTTCTGCAAGCGTCCTCTGCGGCTGGAGAAGGGCTTCATCTTGGACGGTGTGGTGGTGAGCACCGTGGCCCGCACCCACGAGCGCCTGCGGCCCAAGCTCTGGTCGGCGATTCCGCCCTACAACGCGCAGCAGGACTACCACGCCCGCCGCTACTTCCAGAGCCACGTGGTTCCGCCCATTCTGCGCAAAACCGAGCAG gATCACGGTGGCACAGGAAGAGACGGCTGGATAGTGGATTATTTCCACATctttggggaaggacagagatACCTGAACAGGAGAAACTGGGCAGGGGCAG GGCATTCCCTCCAGCAGGTGACCGGGCATGATCACTACAATGCTGAACTGAAAACGATCAAGGGATTCAATGGTCGGTTTGGCTATCGCCGGAACACCCCATCCCTCCGCCAGCGCCCGTCTGTCTTTGGAGAGGTCACCCAATTCCCTCTCTTCTAA